The Juglans regia cultivar Chandler chromosome 1, Walnut 2.0, whole genome shotgun sequence nucleotide sequence AAATTAAAAGCACTACCTTTCTCAATTTCCCATCCTAAAGAATAAGAGAGAATAGCCATTTCTTTATGAAGTATGGGCTGTGgaatttcagatgattttgaaaataattgaacCAGTGAAcgttttactttattttttacactAATCCAGAAGCTAACGGCtctaaatttttctttcaacagacggacaaaagataaataaaaggAGTAAATAATAACCAGTTGTGATAATGCTTGAGCTTTGGAATTCCAGATGATTTTGAAAGCAATTGAAGCATTGAACGACAAGAATGGCTCGAACAAATCATCTATATCAAAGTACATTGAATCGATACATGGGGAGTTGCCTGCTGGGTACTCAGTACTCCTCACACAccacctcaacaaaatgacaGAGAGTGGAGAGCTGGTCTTCTGGAAAAACAACTACACGAAGCGGGACCCCAATGCCCCTCCCAGGCGGGGCCGTGGCAGGCCGCCAAAGCCGAAGGTCCTACTGCCAACTGGCATGGATTTGGCTCCAGCGAGGCCTAGGGGCCGACCACCTAAGAACCCAAATGCACCTCCAAAGCCGCCCAAGATGAGGGTCTCAACGGGTAGTGGGAAGCCAAGAGGGCGGCCGAGGAAGATGGCAAGGCCCAGTGGAGGATTGGGAGGATCGGTAACAACAGTGCCGGCATCTACGGCTACTGGAAAGCCGAGAGGTCGGCCCCCAAAGGTGAAGGGTCCGGTGACGGAAGTGAGTGTTCGACAATAGACACTCTTTAATGGTGGCTGTGGTAATCAACGTCCTTGGCGTCTTCATTTGCAGGATTGGGTTGACCGTTGACGTTAGTTCTAGTTTATAGTTTCCCATGTAACTTCATGTACAATGTAATGTAGCTGTTATCGAGGCTTGCTTAGTTTCTAATTCTAATAGAGGATATGGCTAGTTCTAATGATGCTTTTaggatttgtttatttatttgttgtgtttttataattctattgcatgcattttcttcattttattggGCTAGAATTTTGAGTATACTTGAAGGTGGGTTTCGTTGCTTGCTAATTGATATTTTGCTTGGtgcttgttttgttttggatgtAAGTTTTGCGGCACTCGATATGATTGgagattagtttgaaaatgggTATTTACTATTTAGTGAGCTGATGGTGCTGTAAgagttttcttctctctctaaataggagcaacattttctttcataGGATCTTATCCACAGCCATAGGTGTGTCTTTGTCTTTGTAAAAGGCCCTTTGGCCCACACCGGCTTGACGTGCGGATAGGAGCTGGTTGACGGTGGCTTTTGTGGAGAGTGATGCACAAATTGTTTGTGTGCGCGCGATTGAAGAGATGGGCTAATGATATCATAGATAGAGAAATCGATGgttctgtttaaaaaaaaaaaatcaaattacaaattGATTGATTCAAACTATCGGTAGCGGGACTCATCATAGATAAGAAAGATACCAAAAGCTTTCTTATGGTGCTTTTAATGGTGTTATGGACCCTGGTTTCAGCCATGAATTAACTCTGAATCAGCGGTGAGGTGACCCCCAACGTTATATGCACGGCTGTCTCGTCTACGTGACCCCATTGCTCTACACCCGATGGGCCATTGTCTGAAAGCTGATGGCATCGTTTGTTTGGACATAAATCTTGACTTGTTTACTGAAGTATTTGAGAgtatagaaaatgagaaatgcaTGTCTCTTTTCACATCATGCTTTAAactaagaatattaaaaaagattatagtTTAGATGGTGCAATTCGTTCAGGCTGTTATGCACAtcttaaaccaaaaaaaaaaaaacttttttttgagCCAAGACTATTAACATTTTTCGGGAGACATTTGTGCAATAGAGTACTGGTTTgtacaaattctaaataaacAAGTAATATGCACtctctttaataaaaatgtaatagaatctaatttttataagaataattttacatataattgtgaagtgaataaatattaaatattaataaccGATTACTTAGAATGATtgcatgttttcttttaatgtgATTTGGAGCCAAGAGTGTCTGACCGTTTTGTCTTATGCCGTGTACACCGCAAATTTTGACGGTTCTGTACTAAACTTCTGTACACTTGCAGGAAGTTCCCAGTTGGGCCTTGGCCATTGAATCAGTATTAAATGGATGTACATAGATTTAATGCAATTCTTTTTAAGGCGCTGATGTAAAATCTACTTTGCatgtataaaaaatttctaCAGATGGGTGGGTCATGGGTGGCCCCAGGAAATTCAAGATAGATGCTACAATTCTTCCACTTGGACTGAAAATCCACAATGGCATCGCTTTATCAGCACCAAACTATCGTCATCAAAACTCTGGTTCTCTGTCAAGAATACATGTTCGTGGTCTTCAGACAGGGCAGCTGATGAAGCATCCAACTTAGCACGATGTGTACCTTCTTGTTGGCATACAAGAGATTGCCTATCCCCATCACATCCGCCAGCCTGTGCACATAATCTGCTATTGCGTTGGATGTCAGTGGAGGTTTGTGCCAATGAACTGTCACCATAACGGTTGTTCAACCTTTGCCGAGTTATGATTGAACAGAGAAGCTGATACCACCTAGAAATAGCTTGCATTTCgttccttttcttctcttcggcctctcttctctcttcttcctctacaTATGCCTAGAGAACAGGTAACCGAGAAATTCAGGGTTTGAAACTTGGAATTCAGGGACCATTTGAAAGGACCTCATGACAAGTTTTCAGACAATCCAGGAAGCAATCggagcaaagaaaaaaaaaaagggagaataTTAACAAGCCTTTTTTAGGTTTccttgtaaaataatttgtttcaaGTCCAAAAAAGAAGAGGTTACTATCAAGCAGGATTCATAAATATTCAGCAATTGAATGCCAACAAATATGCAAACAAATCTGGATTGGTTTAGTTTATGAGAAAAGCTCATGCATGCTCAGTAATTCTATAAGAagaaacagaaaaggaaaataatattaatcacaACATACCAAAAATCCTAAAGTTTAGTTTTAGGCCCTCTCAACGGCAGTAACCTGTACATAAAAGTGTGATATGTTTACCTCTAATATTGCATCCTTGAACTCAGCACACACCACAATACCATCAAAGATGGGATGTGAACGTCCATTTCTGAATTCAAAACCAACCATGGCAGGTGCATAATCAATCTCCAGTCTCTTGGCAACATAGAACACCCTCGGTAACCTCAAGTGCACTGTCCCAGGTGGGAGGCATTTCTGAGACCAAACTTCCACTTGACCACGTTCATTCTAGGTTCCCAATACAGAAATCAGATGTAAGTGATACAGAAAAAGCTGGAGAACCAAACAGAAATGGACCGGATTTATGAAACTAGTCCATGCACAAATAGCCGTTTTGCAAGTCAAAAACTTAGCTAACCGGATAAAGATAGTAGGGAAGATATCCTACTGCTAAATTCTCCATTCTATGAAACATAGCTTTAGTTTTGCCACATGCGAACTAGTTGATGGCAATACAACATAAAGTCGTTAGAACAAATCTACAGGTTTAGATATTGTTATTGCACCAAGAACATAGacaacatataattttaataaaaaatcagatttaaAACCGGTGCCTGGAAGGTAGGAAGAACATCTATCCTTGCCCAATAATGCCAAAATGCCAAGAGAGAAATACATGGCCAAaataaggccttgtttgtttttgcatatgagttgagattaaagttaaaaattgaatggaatattgttagaatatttttttttaatattaattttgtttcgggattttaaaaagttgaattgtttattttattttgtatgagaatttgaaaaagttgtaataattagatgagttgagaagagttgtgaaaacaaacgaggcctaagaggAGATTTGGCACTTTGCAGTAAGGATTCTAATACGAGAAAGCATCACCATCATATTTTCCCTAGATACTGATGGCAGTTAAACCTTACTCAAGGATTCTTATAAAGCTTTACTCCGAGAAAACCACAATTACAAAACAGAGACTGATCAATTCCCCAAAAGGCCATACTTCTGACATTAAAGTATTCTCTTCTTTCAAAACTAAAAGCCACCACCAGAGGTTCATACTCCAGTGCAGATGGTAGATAACTAAAcaataaacatttaaaaaaaaaaaaaaaagcctaatAAAAGTAACATTTCTAAATACATCAACATTTATTGTCTTTGAGTAAATAGTTAATAGGTTTGAGTTCATGTTAAGAAAATGCACATCATCCAATCAGCTATTATAAAGGCATCGAATAACATTTTAACTCTGCTTTGATCAAATTATGCATGGCATGTCAAAACTTGCCTGCATGCAATTGTCACCCAATTCAAACTAAAGGCGAAAATAAACAGTAATGTTAAGAATTAGCGACTACCaataaaacaacaaattttACTTCAATATTAACTAGAGGCCTTTTCCAGACCATCTAGACAATTCCATATGAACCAAGGTGGTAATAATTCACCTTTGGCACGATGCCATTAACAGCACGCGGCAGATGCAATGCTTCCAGCTGCCACTTCCCATAAAGTTGAATTGTTCCTTCGTAATTACCACCACCACATTCATCATCCTCAGGATCAGATACTCTGGGAAGCCTTACAGAACGTTTCAACTCCTAGCCAAAGagaataaataacaaatattttaaccgaacaaaataaaaaacctgaCAGAGTAACAATGGTAGAATCCTTTAAGCCAGAATCAACCTTCACAGGAAGTTCATGGGCTTTAACTTGCAGCCCTTCCCGTAGCCATCTTTCTTTTGTCTTTAGTGTTTGCACGCAACTACGTGGGTAAACCGGATGGCCAGAACAGAAGCCAAGAACAGGTGCCTTTGGATAAAGTAACTGATATTTAGTAAGCCATCTTTCAATGGCATAAAGTTGATGATTTCTGTATGCCTGCATATGTTAGAACAAGTttgactataaataaataataataaaaaaaaaataaaaaaaaaagaacacggTTAAGAAATGTAACTACCGTGTCAATCAAACCCTAGCAATGCACTTTACCTGCTGATTAGTTGGAAGAGGCTCAGTTAACGCCCTAGTTTCCAACTCCATATCCTCAAGAGAGCTTCTGGTAGCAACAAAAGAATTGTTCACAGAAGATTCTATGTCAATCTTCTTGCCATATTCTTTCACGACTTCTAGGGTTGACTTTCCATGCAAGATGGCATCACCTGGAACAACATCCTGATTTGGATTACCCAACTCTCTAGATGTTTTTGCTTTCTCATGTTCAGTTGAGCTCTCAATTTGTTGCTTATCCATATGGACCATGCCTCCAGTGGCACCAGCCTCTAACTCTTTCAGCGGAGCCAATACTGCATCCCACCAAATTGAATTAACTCGCCGTGATGCTATCCTGTACCACTTCATACAATACCTGTAGTATGCCCATAATATTACCACCTCCAGGTAATGAGATGATTACAACCCCTTTAAGCAATCTAAActgaatagaaaataattacagCAACTTaagtaaatagattaaaaaagagTCTGATAATGCTGTTTGCATTCATTAGGTGAAACACATGCCAAACATAAACATCACTCCACATAAATTGTCATGTATTGCTTTTCAAAATCATCGTAACAACAGCAGTGAAGAATAATCCTTTATGGATCTCCACATTCTACTGAAGGATCTCTAAACTTGAGCGTGGAGATCATTTGGTAGAATGTGTAGATTTACTTGTAcctataattagaatatatctATACCCATTCTGCAATATTTAagagaatttgaaattaaaaggtaaattttactttaatttgttatttactTCTATGTTTCACTTTATctttatttctattatatatatatatatatattataacttatcaaaaaatatatatattatatacttttcTGGCATGAGGCCTCACAATTATGAATCAAATAAATTGCTTATCTAACATAACACTGAAAGGAGGCAAAACCTGCGTGTCACGTCTTTAGCCCCTCGTCCAGCAAAAGCTACTACATATCTCAAAGATGTTTTGCATGCAGCAGCCATAGCTTCAACCTTCTGCTCCCCATCAACAACTGCATTGACAACATCAACATGCACCCACTTTCCTGTCAAGTTTTCTCCACTGCAGTACACTTCTGCCCAATATAAAGGAGACCCTACTTTTCTTGAGCCAACTGCAGTAGAGATCCCCTGGGAAGAAGGAGATTCTTCACTTACaattcttttcactcttttcagaggagaagaaaaatccATAGAATTACCATCTAAGTCGCTCGCATTTGACTGTATTTTGTTCTCCAGAGTCACACTAGCTGTTGCAGAAAGAGCGATTTCCAACTGCCTCTCAAACTCAAGATCCCCTTTCCTCTTTGTTCCCTGGACTTTCTTGGTAAGGCATCCTTCAGAGGTATCATGTCCTGCCTCACAAGCTAATGAATCTGACATCTTATTATCCAAGTCACCAGCAACAGAAGATCCTTCAGATTGAGTGATGTCACATGCAGAATAGCTGTCCCAGCTTTTGCATGAACCCCTCTGAGAAGTTTCACAGATATTGTCTATTGCATTGCTTGAAAATGATTTAACGGGAGAGACAGAAGCCTTGTTTGGTCTAGCCACCATTAGAGTTGAACTTTTAAATATCCCCTTACTCAATCTGCTTGCATCTTGACTGAAAATTTCATACTCACCAGCATCTGGTTTTAATGAGGCAACATCCAAAATGGACAAAAACCTGAAAATAAATGTGTACCTTTTGCATGAAATATACCCTTCATATATCAAACTCAGCACAATAGATGAAGCTTTCTGGGAATCTATCCAGATAATAACGGTAAAGATAGAAAAGAAGTTAATCTAACAagaacttttttgtttttactataTTGTTGAAAAGTGACCATCACTTGTAAAGAGATACAAATAATGTCATCCTTAGCTTTGAAAGGACTTGCAACA carries:
- the LOC108987932 gene encoding HMG-Y-related protein A-like isoform X1; protein product: MATEDVTSKPKSLPPYPEMILKAIEALNDKNGSNKSSISKYIESIHGELPAGYSVLLTHHLNKMTESGELVFWKNNYTKRDPNAPPRRGRGRPPKPKVLLPTGMDLAPARPRGRPPKNPNAPPKPPKMRVSTGSGKPRGRPRKMARPSGGLGGSVTTVPASTATGKPRGRPPKVKGPVTEVSVRQ
- the LOC108987932 gene encoding HMG-Y-related protein B-like isoform X2; its protein translation is MILKAIEALNDKNGSNKSSISKYIESIHGELPAGYSVLLTHHLNKMTESGELVFWKNNYTKRDPNAPPRRGRGRPPKPKVLLPTGMDLAPARPRGRPPKNPNAPPKPPKMRVSTGSGKPRGRPRKMARPSGGLGGSVTTVPASTATGKPRGRPPKVKGPVTEVSVRQ
- the LOC108988190 gene encoding DNA repair protein RAD4 yields the protein MRTRAESKRQKQSPGTLADISEEAVGRLLKRANKRSCSGKKKHDNISSRHDSIDTPEIGPNRNDKLDVDPRDKWNISEVEGCNRDALQKTAGEERLDGGSIQNASPENVNELNDLDWEDGSIPILDSTTNLPVTIEIGETPNSNRRKPARRSSAEDKELAELVHKVHLLCLLARGRLIDSACDDPLIQASLLSLLPKHLLNASKVTQLTATALYPLVHWFQNNFHVRSSTSAERSFRLGLAFALETREGTPEEIVALSVALFRALNLTTRFLSILDVASLKPDAGEYEIFSQDASRLSKGIFKSSTLMVARPNKASVSPVKSFSSNAIDNICETSQRGSCKSWDSYSACDITQSEGSSVAGDLDNKMSDSLACEAGHDTSEGCLTKKVQGTKRKGDLEFERQLEIALSATASVTLENKIQSNASDLDGNSMDFSSPLKRVKRIVSEESPSSQGISTAVGSRKVGSPLYWAEVYCSGENLTGKWVHVDVVNAVVDGEQKVEAMAAACKTSLRYVVAFAGRGAKDVTRRYCMKWYRIASRRVNSIWWDAVLAPLKELEAGATGGMVHMDKQQIESSTEHEKAKTSRELGNPNQDVVPGDAILHGKSTLEVVKEYGKKIDIESSVNNSFVATRSSLEDMELETRALTEPLPTNQQAYRNHQLYAIERWLTKYQLLYPKAPVLGFCSGHPVYPRSCVQTLKTKERWLREGLQVKAHELPVKELKRSVRLPRVSDPEDDECGGGNYEGTIQLYGKWQLEALHLPRAVNGIVPKNERGQVEVWSQKCLPPGTVHLRLPRVFYVAKRLEIDYAPAMVGFEFRNGRSHPIFDGIVVCAEFKDAILEAYVEEEERREAEEKKRNEMQAISRWYQLLCSIITRQRLNNRYGDSSLAQTSTDIQRNSRLCAQAGGCDGDRQSLVCQQEGTHRAKLDASSAALSEDHEHVFLTENQSFDDDSLVLIKRCHCGFSVQVEEL